From Dethiobacter alkaliphilus AHT 1, one genomic window encodes:
- a CDS encoding AAA family ATPase, giving the protein MKIYELHLKNCKCYEDETINFQEGLNFISGVNGAGKTTIIEAIGLVLFNFLPYNAKQFVRDGKKSGEIQALIEAKDERLYRIIRKFNKTTKTLKWEVYDEETNTCLDELHGSDDVSRWIKESIGIDPEDSLEKIFEQVIAVNQGLFAAPFLETNANRKRIFDEILKVAGYREAFEKSRSLKSYIEGEEKELKAITEHLEEEIKDIPTIQEEITKNQQEYEKQTQNYAAAQQKKQQLEQKDTEWTKLKETIDARQNEKNLLEQTLISLKEKMDSLDKQKKEAKKARDILAETKEAYLRYQNNQQDLRGWEEKKKQRDALKEDLDKAAKDHSTEEKGIEVETKNNELRAQELQDKLKALQTKESATAQSLQAIEDDLKRVMSWETREVSRFFDPWQTWFNNNSSLMADAHYALQSVEELTAEIKEIQNEIQDLPQKEEDLSLLVTSIAKGEELLQKKSSLIARKEALVQNETHLAAGRCPIIQEACPSQKVAGDLSSYFANELKEIEEGLAQLTEQLAQHEKQKVKHDELKDQLTLARNQKSTMEKKEKLQEEKTEELRRLVKKVSLKEALDLIKTGQREYLALEQLVNEINLWLSAKDFITVEPFNYQPLHCQAILDLLTEIERAGLDDAGQIRDWLTKWDQLEAGSQKWLEQAQEQVKEYQKWLSDILQAVRLKEQEIKQQHEFCLNEIKDYQNQEQHLKDKNAELETRRENLKLLQKEIDKLTDSLAQFSQVEDKVDSLKKALENDQKSYDLYNENKQASERLEIIEQEIKECQATVSETNQKIEALQAELNELLSHYDSAKHQDIKDELKKASEQVTELKVYLEQIKKDAKRLKEQLDELLKKKSQWEQNRYKLLVKNKTRELAQTIRETIKDAADPVAHVYRQYLSAEANEIYRHVSNENVQVEWASEYELQLKDNFHAKERVRVFKQLSGGEQMTAALAVRLALMKMLSDVKLGFFDEPTTNLDSSRRQNLAMAIQKSTKGFEQLFVISHDDAFDTLTENTISLEKDEGTGTGVKMY; this is encoded by the coding sequence ATGAAAATATATGAACTTCACTTAAAAAACTGCAAATGTTATGAGGATGAGACCATCAACTTTCAGGAGGGTCTAAACTTTATTTCCGGTGTAAACGGAGCGGGAAAGACCACCATCATTGAGGCCATCGGACTGGTTCTGTTTAACTTTTTACCCTACAATGCCAAACAATTTGTCCGGGACGGCAAAAAGAGCGGCGAAATCCAGGCTCTCATCGAAGCAAAGGATGAAAGGCTCTACAGGATCATCCGTAAGTTCAACAAAACCACAAAAACCTTGAAATGGGAAGTCTATGATGAAGAAACAAACACTTGCCTTGATGAACTCCACGGCAGTGATGACGTTTCCCGCTGGATAAAAGAGAGCATCGGCATAGATCCGGAAGATAGCCTGGAAAAGATTTTTGAGCAGGTAATCGCTGTTAATCAGGGGCTTTTTGCCGCGCCCTTTTTAGAAACCAACGCAAACCGCAAAAGGATTTTTGATGAGATCCTAAAAGTTGCCGGCTACCGTGAAGCCTTTGAAAAAAGCAGATCCCTGAAAAGCTATATTGAAGGAGAAGAAAAGGAACTAAAAGCCATAACAGAGCACCTGGAAGAAGAAATAAAAGACATTCCCACAATCCAAGAAGAAATCACTAAAAACCAGCAGGAATATGAAAAACAAACCCAAAACTATGCGGCAGCGCAACAAAAAAAGCAGCAACTGGAACAAAAAGACACAGAGTGGACCAAGTTAAAGGAAACAATAGATGCCCGGCAAAATGAGAAAAACCTTTTAGAGCAGACACTTATCTCCCTAAAAGAAAAAATGGACTCCTTAGACAAACAAAAAAAAGAAGCAAAAAAGGCACGGGATATCCTGGCAGAGACAAAAGAGGCCTATCTGCGCTACCAGAATAACCAGCAAGATCTAAGAGGGTGGGAAGAAAAGAAAAAGCAAAGGGATGCCCTAAAAGAAGATCTGGACAAAGCTGCAAAAGATCATTCCACCGAAGAAAAAGGTATTGAGGTAGAGACAAAAAACAATGAGCTAAGAGCCCAAGAGCTGCAAGACAAGCTTAAAGCCTTGCAAACTAAAGAATCCGCCACAGCCCAAAGTTTGCAGGCAATTGAAGACGACCTTAAGCGGGTAATGTCCTGGGAAACCAGAGAAGTATCCCGGTTTTTTGATCCTTGGCAAACCTGGTTTAATAACAACAGCAGTTTAATGGCAGATGCACACTACGCCCTACAGTCGGTGGAGGAATTAACTGCTGAAATTAAGGAAATTCAAAACGAGATTCAAGATTTGCCCCAAAAGGAAGAAGACCTTTCTTTGCTTGTAACTTCAATTGCCAAGGGAGAAGAGTTATTGCAAAAGAAATCCTCCCTGATAGCAAGAAAAGAGGCCCTTGTCCAAAATGAGACCCACTTAGCTGCAGGGCGCTGCCCAATTATCCAGGAGGCCTGCCCCAGCCAAAAAGTAGCCGGGGATTTAAGCAGCTATTTTGCCAACGAACTAAAAGAAATTGAAGAAGGGCTAGCCCAGCTAACCGAGCAGCTGGCTCAACATGAAAAACAAAAAGTGAAACATGATGAGCTAAAGGACCAGCTCACATTGGCCAGAAATCAAAAAAGCACAATGGAGAAAAAAGAAAAACTCCAGGAAGAAAAAACAGAAGAACTGCGCCGGTTAGTAAAAAAGGTCTCCCTCAAAGAAGCACTGGATTTAATAAAAACCGGGCAAAGAGAATACCTGGCATTAGAACAACTGGTTAATGAAATAAACCTCTGGCTCTCTGCTAAAGACTTTATCACAGTAGAGCCCTTTAATTATCAGCCGCTACATTGCCAGGCCATTTTAGACCTGCTTACAGAAATAGAAAGAGCGGGCCTGGATGATGCCGGACAAATCAGAGACTGGCTAACAAAATGGGACCAGCTGGAGGCAGGTTCCCAAAAGTGGCTGGAACAAGCCCAGGAACAGGTTAAAGAATATCAAAAATGGCTAAGCGATATTTTGCAGGCTGTAAGATTAAAAGAGCAGGAGATTAAGCAGCAGCACGAATTCTGCTTAAACGAAATAAAAGACTACCAGAACCAAGAGCAGCACCTAAAGGATAAGAATGCCGAATTGGAAACCAGAAGAGAAAACCTGAAATTACTTCAAAAAGAGATAGATAAGCTAACGGATAGCCTGGCGCAATTTTCCCAGGTGGAAGATAAAGTAGATTCCCTGAAAAAAGCCCTGGAAAACGACCAAAAATCCTACGACTTATATAATGAAAACAAGCAGGCCTCAGAGCGATTGGAAATAATCGAGCAGGAGATAAAAGAATGCCAAGCCACAGTCAGTGAAACTAACCAAAAAATTGAAGCCCTGCAAGCAGAACTAAATGAGCTGCTAAGCCACTATGACTCAGCAAAGCATCAGGACATCAAAGATGAGCTAAAAAAAGCAAGCGAACAGGTAACGGAACTCAAAGTTTACCTTGAGCAAATTAAAAAAGACGCCAAGCGCCTAAAAGAGCAATTAGATGAGTTATTAAAGAAGAAATCACAATGGGAGCAAAACAGATATAAACTCCTGGTCAAGAATAAAACCAGGGAACTGGCCCAAACCATCAGAGAGACCATAAAAGATGCGGCGGACCCTGTGGCCCACGTCTACCGCCAGTACCTGTCCGCCGAGGCCAATGAAATCTACCGGCATGTTTCCAACGAAAATGTTCAGGTTGAGTGGGCCTCAGAGTATGAACTGCAGCTTAAAGATAACTTCCATGCCAAAGAAAGAGTTCGCGTCTTTAAACAACTCTCCGGCGGCGAGCAAATGACCGCAGCATTAGCGGTCAGGCTTGCCCTGATGAAGATGCTCTCCGATGTGAAGTTGGGCTTCTTTGATGAGCCAACAACAAACCTGGATTCTTCCAGACGCCAAAACCTGGCCATGGCCATTCAAAAGTCCACCAAAGGATTTGAGCAGCTCTTTGTTATCAGCCATGACGACGCTTTTGATACCCTCACAGAAAACACAATATCCCTGGAAAAAGACGAGGGCACCGGCACCGGAGTTAAGATGTACTAA
- a CDS encoding iron chaperone produces the protein MEVFAEYLARIDNPQHRARMEEVLRWVTKKFPQLRPKIAWNQPMFTDHGTFIIGFSVAKYHLAVAPERAGINHFSDEIVKAGYDHTKELIRIKWDNSVDFSLLEKIRFNILDKADCSTFWRK, from the coding sequence ATGGAGGTTTTTGCAGAATACTTAGCTCGTATTGATAACCCGCAGCACCGGGCCCGGATGGAGGAAGTTTTAAGGTGGGTAACTAAGAAATTTCCTCAGCTAAGACCAAAAATTGCCTGGAATCAGCCTATGTTCACCGATCATGGCACATTTATTATCGGCTTTAGTGTAGCCAAATATCATTTGGCTGTGGCCCCTGAAAGGGCGGGGATTAATCATTTCTCTGATGAGATTGTGAAGGCCGGCTATGATCACACCAAGGAGTTGATACGTATCAAGTGGGACAACTCTGTTGATTTTTCATTACTTGAGAAGATCCGTTTTAATATTTTGGATAAGGCAGACTGTTCAACTTTTTGGCGGAAATAG
- a CDS encoding aspartate aminotransferase family protein, whose translation MNEKDLAALSYDEAPKMVTKVPGPKGSEVLEDSFAYESMARGAGRYPMVYAEGKGATVKDPDGNVFIDITAGVAVNSVGRLHPRVISAMQEQMGKLLHAGDMSNIKRTELAKKVASVAPPGLRDNCTTYFTQSGSGAVETAIKFVRSITGRSQIVAFHGAYHGVWLGGNSLTTGDQYRKGYGPFMPGVIHLPYPYCYRCCFGLEYPSCKLQCAKYVDYVLNTPYTGADDVGALIIEAQQGESGYVPAPPGYLEIVKEACEKHGALYISDEVQAGAGRTGKMWCIEHYDVEPDMITWGKGMGGDVSMAGLTLRKDLAEKVADYSQPNTWAANAMTCAASLTNIEILTENDKALINRCAELGEEISAQIREAAKDIETIGDVRGKGLMIGIEMVKDKESRTPLDGDTMGGLMMDLLNKGIIMVPCGRYGNVFRFMPSLVLTREHAHKATEIFLDAVKKV comes from the coding sequence ATTAATGAAAAAGATCTCGCCGCTTTGTCGTATGATGAAGCACCGAAAATGGTCACAAAGGTACCCGGCCCCAAAGGAAGCGAAGTTCTTGAAGATTCCTTCGCCTATGAATCCATGGCTCGCGGCGCAGGCCGCTACCCCATGGTCTATGCCGAGGGCAAAGGCGCAACCGTCAAAGATCCAGACGGCAATGTCTTTATCGACATCACCGCCGGTGTGGCCGTAAACTCCGTTGGCCGCCTACACCCCCGAGTCATCTCCGCCATGCAGGAGCAAATGGGCAAGCTGCTCCACGCCGGTGATATGTCCAACATTAAACGCACCGAACTGGCCAAAAAAGTAGCCTCCGTTGCACCGCCGGGCCTGCGTGATAACTGCACCACCTATTTCACCCAGTCCGGCTCCGGTGCTGTGGAAACCGCCATCAAGTTTGTCCGCAGCATTACCGGACGCAGCCAGATTGTCGCCTTCCACGGCGCCTATCACGGCGTTTGGCTTGGTGGCAACTCTCTGACAACCGGCGACCAGTACCGCAAAGGCTACGGTCCCTTCATGCCCGGTGTGATCCATCTGCCCTACCCCTATTGCTACCGCTGCTGCTTTGGTCTGGAATACCCCAGCTGTAAGCTCCAGTGCGCCAAATACGTCGACTATGTCCTAAACACTCCCTACACCGGAGCCGACGACGTGGGGGCCTTAATCATCGAAGCCCAACAGGGCGAATCCGGCTATGTGCCCGCCCCACCGGGGTACCTGGAAATAGTCAAGGAAGCCTGTGAAAAACACGGAGCCCTCTACATCTCCGACGAAGTCCAGGCCGGCGCTGGCCGTACCGGCAAAATGTGGTGCATCGAACACTACGACGTCGAGCCCGACATGATCACCTGGGGCAAAGGAATGGGCGGCGACGTCTCCATGGCCGGCCTCACCCTGCGCAAAGACCTGGCTGAAAAAGTAGCCGACTACTCCCAGCCGAATACCTGGGCGGCCAATGCCATGACCTGCGCCGCCTCCCTGACCAACATCGAAATCCTCACTGAAAATGACAAGGCCCTCATCAACCGCTGCGCCGAACTGGGCGAAGAAATCTCAGCCCAGATCCGCGAAGCCGCAAAAGACATCGAAACCATCGGTGATGTCCGTGGCAAAGGCTTAATGATCGGCATCGAAATGGTCAAAGACAAAGAATCCCGCACACCGCTTGACGGGGACACCATGGGCGGTCTGATGATGGACCTTCTCAACAAAGGCATCATCATGGTCCCCTGTGGCCGCTACGGTAACGTCTTCCGCTTTATGCCCTCTCTGGTTCTCACCCGCGAACACGCCCACAAAGCCACAGAAATCTTCCTCGATGCAGTAAAAAAAGTCTAA